In Salarias fasciatus chromosome 20, fSalaFa1.1, whole genome shotgun sequence, a single window of DNA contains:
- the LOC115408432 gene encoding uncharacterized protein LOC115408432 isoform X4, with product MLPGFSSRLWLQAALLLLIAVPETRSRQISSVTCEGSRAQLKCGSGQVISVVKANYGRLDATKCATGRPRSQTANTQCSNPARKLSLICNGRASCSIGATNSVFGDPCRGTYKYLEVDFVCKKRQKRNGQRKSLTCEGRTAKLRCGAGRVISVVKANYGRLDGKKCSRGRSRAQLGNVRCKNPAKKVAQRCNGKRRCNLRASNSVFGDPCRGTYKYLEVDFVCKKRQKKNKNGRKKRVTCEGKTAKLRCGAGKVISVVKANYGRLDGKKCSRGRSRAQLGNVRCKNPAKKVAQRCNGKRRCNLRASNSVFGDPCRGTYKYLEVDFVCKKRQKKNKNGRKKRVTCEGKTAKLRCGAGKVISVVKANYGRLDGKKCSRGRSRAQLGNVRCKNPAKKVAQRCNGKRRCNLRASNSVFGDPCRGTYKYLEVDFVCKKRQKKNKNGRKKRVTCEGKTAKLRCGAGKVISVVKANYGRLDGKKCSRGRSRAQLGNVRCKNPAKKVAQRCNGKRRCNLRASNSVFGDPCRGTYKYLEVDFVCKKRQKKNKNGRKKRVTCEGKTAKLRCGAGRVISVVKANYGRLDGKKCSRGRSRAQLGNVRCKNPAKKVAQRCNGKRRCNLRASNSVFGDPCRGTYKYLEVDFVCKKRQKKNKNGRKKRVTCEGKTAKLRCGAGRVISVVKANYGRLDGKKCSRGRSRAQLGNVRCKNPAKKVAQRCNGKRRCNLRASNSVFGDPCRGTYKYLEVDFVCKKRQKKNKNGRKKRVTCEGKTAKLRCGAGKVISVVKANYGRLDGKKCSRGRSRAQLGNVRCKNPAKKVAQRCNGKRRCNLKASNSVFGDPCRGTYKYLEVDFVCKKRQKKNKDDRKKRVTCEGKTAKLRCGAGRVISVVKANYGRLDGKKCSRGRSRAQLGNVRCKNPAKKVAQRCNGKRRCNLRASNSVFGDPCRGTYKYLEVDFVCKKPKRKDGKSKEDKTKDNETKDDDSKAAKSKDDETKEDESKSGKSRDGRSRLGENKDDESKDDESKAANNKDDESKDEQSKADETKSVTCEGKTAKLRCSAGKVISVVKANYGRVDGNKCAGRRPRAQLRNIRCKNPAKKVAQKCNGKRRCNIKASNSVFGDPCRGTYKYLEVDFVCQEPESKDRQSKDGDSKDAENNSVTCEGSMAQLKCESGQVISVVKANYGRLDGKKCSRGRPRAQLRNAACKNPANKVSEKCDGKQKCFIKASNSVFGDPCRGTYKYLEVDFVCREAKKKAGEINSVTCEGATAKLRCAVGQVISILEANYGRLESGKCAKGRPKSQLRNVKCSNPASKVSETCDGKRSCNIRASNSMFGDPCRGTYKYLEVDYVCQEPEPKPREISSVTCEGSRAQLKCDLGKVISVVKANYGRLDSKKCSRRRPGRQLRNVQCSNPANQVSEQCNGKRRCSIRAVNSVFGDPCRGTYKYLEVDYVCQEPESRAGGKNSVTCEGSTAQLKCDAGQVISIIKANYGRLDGRKCARGRPKSQLNNVKCSNPANKVSNQCDGKQTCSIRASNSVFGDPCRGTYKYLEVDYICQAPRLRTRGLTNVVSCEGSAAVLKCDNCGVITVKSAYYGRRDRTTCSEGRPAAQLRNSQCFNPTGKVAESCDGKTTCIIRASNSVFGDPCGGTYKYLEVDYTCELHEQSSRQSHSVTCEGSVAQFQCEPGQVISILKANYGRLDENTCAAGRPKAQTRNVKCSNPANEVSQLCQGKSSCSVGASNSVFGDPCGGTYKYLEVDYMCLIRSVTCEGNVSQIKCSPGKIITVLNAVYGRSDQKTCLSKRAEANVETCSVAVDSVAERCNRKNSCSVAARSAEIGDPCEGTSKYLVVDYLCETNVVG from the exons GGCTgcaggcggcgctgctgctCCTGATTGCAG TCCCGGAGACCAGGTCTCGGCAGATCAGCAGTGTGACCTGCGAGGGCTCCCGGGCGCAGCTCAAATGTG GGTCAGGACAGGTCATCTCCGTCGTCAAAGCCAATTACGGACGTCTGGACGCAACCAAGTGTGCAACCGGGAGGCCCAGATCTCAGACCGCCAACACCCAGTGCTCCAACCCTGCACGGAAGCTGTCCCTGAT CTGTAACGGGAGAGCCAGCTGCAGCATCGGCGCCACCAACTCCGTGTTCGGAGACCCGTGCCGCGGAACCTACAAGTACCTGGAGGTGGACTTCGTCTGTAAGA AACGTCAAAAGAGGAATGGTCAGAGGAAGAGTTTGACCTGCGAGGGAAGAACAGCTAAACTCCGATGCG GTGCTGGAAGGGTGATCTCCGTCGTCAAAGCCAATTATGGACGTCTGGACGGGAAGAAGTGCTCCAGAGGAAGATCGAGGGCTCAGCTTGGAAACGTTCGCTGCAAGAATCCTGCAAAGAAAGTAGCTCAGAG GTGTAACGGCAAGAGAAGGTGCAACCTCAGAGCCAGTAACTCTGTGTTTGGAGACCCATGCCGTGGCACCTACAAATACCTGGAGGTGGATTTCGTCTGTAAGA AACGccagaagaagaataagaatGGTCGGAAAAAGAGGGTGACCTGCGAGGGAAAAACAGCTAAACTCAGATGCG GTGCTGGAAAGGTGATCTCCGTCGTCAAAGCCAACTATGGACGTCTGGACGGGAAGAAGTGCTCCAGAGGAAGATCGAGGGCTCAGCTTGGAAACGTTCGCTGCAAGAATCCTGCAAAGAAAGTAGCTCAGAG GTGTAACGGCAAGAGAAGGTGCAACCTCAGAGCCAGTAACTCTGTGTTTGGAGACCCATGCCGTGGCACCTACAAATACCTGGAGGTGGATTTCGTCTGTAAGA AACGTCAAAAGAAGAATAAGAATGGTCGGAAAAAGAGGGTGACTTGCGAGGGAAAAACAGCTAAACTCAGATGCG GTGCTGGAAAGGTGATCTCCGTTGTCAAAGCCAACTATGGACGTCTGGACGGGAAGAAGTGCTCCAGAGGAAGATCGAGGGCTCAGCTTGGAAACGTTCGCTGCAAGAATCCTGCAAAGAAAGTAGCTCAGAG GTGTAACGGCAAGAGAAGGTGCAACCTCAGAGCCAGTAACTCTGTGTTTGGAGACCCATGCCGTGGCACCTACAAATACCTGGAGGTGGATTTCGTCTGTAAGA AACGTCAAAAGAAGAATAAGAATGGTCGGAAAAAGAGGGTGACTTGCGAGGGAAAAACAGCTAAACTCAGATGCG GTGCTGGAAAGGTGATCTCCGTTGTCAAAGCCAACTATGGACGTCTGGACGGGAAGAAGTGCTCCAGAGGAAGATCGAGGGCTCAGCTTGGAAACGTTCGCTGCAAGAATCCTGCAAAGAAAGTAGCTCAGAG GTGTAACGGCAAGAGAAGGTGCAACCTCAGAGCCAGTAACTCTGTGTTTGGAGACCCATGCCGTGGCACCTACAAATACCTGGAGGTGGATTTCGTCTGTAAGA AACGccagaagaagaataagaatGGTCGGAAAAAGAGGGTAACCTGCGAGGGAAAAACAGCTAAACTCCGATGCG GTGCTGGAAGGGTGATCTCCGTCGTCAAAGCCAACTATGGACGTCTGGACGGGAAGAAGTGCTCCAGAGGAAGATCGAGGGCTCAGCTTGGAAACGTTCGCTGCAAGAATCCTGCAAAGAAAGTAGCTCAGAG GTGTAACGGCAAGAGAAGGTGCAACCTCAGAGCCAGTAACTCTGTGTTTGGAGACCCATGCCGTGGCACCTACAAATACCTGGAGGTGGATTTCGTCTGTAAGA AACGccagaagaagaataagaatGGTCGGAAAAAGAGGGTGACCTGCGAGGGAAAAACAGCTAAACTCCGATGCG GTGCTGGAAGGGTGATCTCCGTCGTCAAAGCCAACTATGGACGTCTGGACGGGAAGAAGTGCTCCAGAGGAAGATCGAGGGCTCAGCTTGGAAACGTTCGCTGCAAGAATCCTGCAAAGAAAGTAGCTCAGAG GTGTAACGGCAAGAGAAGGTGCAACCTCAGAGCCAGTAACTCTGTGTTTGGAGACCCATGCCGTGGCACCTACAAATACCTGGAGGTGGATTTCGTCTGTAAGA AACGccagaagaagaataagaatGGTCGGAAAAAGAGGGTGACCTGCGAGGGAAAAACAGCTAAACTCCGATGCG GTGCTGGAAAGGTGATCTCCGTCGTCAAAGCCAACTATGGACGTCTGGACGGGAAGAAGTGCTCCAGAGGAAGATCGAGGGCTCAGCTTGGAAACGTTCGCTGCAAGAATCCTGCAAAGAAAGTAGCTCAGAG GTGTAACGGCAAGAGAAGGTGCAACCTCAAAGCCAGTAACTCCGTGTTTGGAGACCCATGCCGTGGCACCTACAAATACCTGGAGGTGGATTTCGTCTGTAAGA AACgccagaagaagaacaaggatGATCGGAAAAAGAGAGTGACCTGCGAGGGAAAAACAGCTAAACTCCGATGCG GTGCTGGAAGGGTGATCTCCGTCGTCAAAGCCAACTATGGACGTCTGGACGGGAAGAAGTGCTCCAGAGGAAGATCGAGGGCTCAGCTTGGAAACGTTCGCTGCAAGAATCCTGCAAAGAAAGTAGCTCAGAG GTGTAACGGCAAGAGAAGGTGCAACCTCAGAGCCAGTAACTCTGTGTTTGGAGACCCATGCCGTGGCACCTACAAATACCTGGAGGTGGATTTCGTCTGTAAGA AACCAAAGCGCAAAGATGGAAAGAGCAAAGAGGACAAGACCAAAGACAATGAGACCAAAGACGATGACAGCAAAGCTGCAAAGAGCAAAGACGATGAGACCAAAGAAGATGAGAGCAAATCtggaaaaagcagagatggaaGGAGCAGACTTGGCGAGAACAAAGACGATGAGAGCAAAGACGATGAGAGCAAAGCTGCAAATAACAAAGATGATGAGAGCAAAGATGAGCAGAGCAAAGCTGATGAGACCAAAAGCGTGACCTGCGAGGGAAAAACAGCTAAACTCCGATGCA GTGCTGGAAAGGTGATCTCCGTCGTCAAAGCCAACTATGGACGTGTCGATGGGAACAAGTGTGCCGGAAGAAGACCAAGGGCTCAGCTGAGAAACATTCGCTGCAAAAATCCGGCTAAAAAAGTTGCTCAGAA GTGTAACGGCAAGAGAAGGTGCAACATCAAAGCCAGTAACTCCGTGTTTGGAGACCCATGCCGTGGCACCTACAAATACCTGGAGGTGGATTTCGTCTGTCAGG AACCTGAGAGCAAAGATCGTCAGAGCAAAGATGGCGACAGCAAAGATGCTGAGAACAACAGCGTGACCTGCGAGGGGTCCATGGCTCAGCTCAAATGTG AATCTGGACAGGTGATCTCTGTCGTCAAGGCCAACTATGGACGTCTGGATGGGAAGAAGTGTTCCAGAGGAAGACCGAGGGCTCAGCTGAGAAACGCTGCCTGCAAAAATCCTGCAAACAAAGTATCTGAGAA ATGTGATGGCAAACAAAAGTGCTTCATCAAAGCCAGCAACTCGGTGTTTGGAGACCCATGTCGCGGCACATACAAATACCTGGAAGTGGATTTCGTCTGTCGGG AAGCCAAGAAGAAAGCTGGTGAGATCAACAGCGTGACCTGTGAGGGTGCCACAGCCAAGCTCAGATGTG CCGTTGGACAGGTTATCTCCATCCTTGAAGCCAATTATGGACGTCTGGAATCCGGCAAGTGCGCCAAAGGAAGGCCAAAGTCTCAGCTGAGAAACGTCAAATGCTCAAATCCTGCAAGCAAAGTTTCTGAGAC ATGTGACGGGAAAAGAAGCTGCAACATCAGAGCCAGTAACTCAATGTTCGGAGATCCGTGCCGTGGCACCTACAAATACCTGGAAGTGGACTACGTCTGTCAGG AACCGGAGCCCAAGCCTCGTGAAATCAGCAGTGTGACGTGCGAAGGCTCCAGGGCTCAGCTCAAATGCG ATCTTGGAAAGGTCATCTCTGTGGTCAAAGCCAACTACGGACGTCTGGATTCGAAGAAGTGCTCCAGAAGACGACCCGGGCGCCAGCTGAGAAACGTCCAGTGCTCAAATCCTGCAAACCAAGTTTCTGAGCA ATGTAACGGAAAGAGGCGGTGTTCCATCAGAGCCGTGAACTCGGTGTTCGGAGACCCGTGTCGAGGCACCTACAAGTACCTGGAGGTGGACTACGTCTGCCAGG AACCCGAGAGCAGAGCCGGTGGGAAGAACAGCGTGACGTGCGAAGGTTCCACGGCCCAGCTCAAATGTG ATGCTGGACAGGTCATCTCCATCATTAAAGCTAATTATGGACGTCTGGACGGGAGGAAGTGTGCCAGAGGACGACCGAAGTCCCAGCTGAACAACGTCAAATGCTCAAACCCCGCAAACAAAGTTTCAAACCA ATGTGACGGCAAACAGACCTGTTCTATCAGAGCCAGCAACTCAGTGTTCGGAGACCCGTGCCGCGGAACGTACAAGTACCTGGAGGTGGACTACATCTGTCAGG CTCCGAGACTTCGGACCAGAGGACTGACCAACGTGGTCTCCTGTGAAGGATCTGCGGCAGTGCTCAAGTGCG ACAACTGCGGGGTGATCACGGTCAAGAGTGCATACTACGGCCGGCGTGACAGGACCACCTGCTCCGAAGGTCGACCGGCGGCTCAGCTGAGGAACAGCCAGTGCTTCAACCCTACCGGGAAAGTGGCCGAGAG CTGCGACGGGAAAACCACCTGCATCATCAGAGCCAGCAACTCGGTGTTCGGAGACCCGTGTGGCGGAACCTACAAGTACCTGGAGGTGGACTACACCTGTGAAC TGCACGAGCAGTCGTCCCGCCAGTCCCACAGCGTGACCTGCGAGGGCTCCGTGGCTCAGTTCCAGTGCG AACCCGGACAGGTCATCTCCATCCTCAAGGCCAACTACGGACGTCTGGACGAGAACACATGCGCCGCCGGGAGGCCCAAGGCTCAGACCCGCAACGTGAAATGCTCCAACCCCGCCAACGAAGTTTCTCAGCT CTGTCAAGGCAAAAGCAGCTGCTCGGTCGGCGCCAGCAACTCGGTGTTCGGAGACCCGTGTGGCGGAACGTACAAGTACCTGGAGGTGGACTACATGTGTCTCA TCCGCAGTGTGACCTGTGAGGGGAACGTGTCTCAGATCAAGTGCA GTCCTGGAAAGATCATCACCGTCCTCAACGCCGTCTACGGCCGCAGTGACCAGAAGACCTGTCTGTCCAAGCGAGCCGAAGCTAACGTGGAAACCTGCTCGGTGGCGGTCGACAGCGTGGCGGAGAG GTGCAACAGGAAGAACAGCTGCTCGGTGGCGGCGAGGAGCGCGGAGATCGGAGACCCGTGCGAGGGCACGTCCAAATACCTGGTGGTGGACTACCTCTGCGAAA
- the LOC115408432 gene encoding uncharacterized protein LOC115408432 isoform X3, whose product MLPGFSSRLWLQAALLLLIAVPETRSRQISSVTCEGSRAQLKCGSGQVISVVKANYGRLDATKCATGRPRSQTANTQCSNPARKLSLICNGRASCSIGATNSVFGDPCRGTYKYLEVDFVCKKRQKRNGQRKSLTCEGRTAKLRCGAGRVISVVKANYGRLDKRRCSRGRSRAQLGNVRCKNPAKKVAQRCNGKRRCNLKASNSVFGDPCRGTYKYLEVDFVCKKRQKKNKNGRKKRVTCEGKTAKLRCGAGRVISVVKANYGRLDGKKCSRGRSRAQLGNVRCKNPAKKVAQRCNGKRRCNLRASNSVFGDPCRGTYKYLEVDFVCKKRQKKNKNGRKKRVTCEGKTAKLRCGAGKVISVVKANYGRLDGKKCSRGRSRAQLGNVRCKNPAKKVAQRCNGKRRCNLRASNSVFGDPCRGTYKYLEVDFVCKKRQKKNKNGRKKRVTCEGKTAKLRCGAGKVISVVKANYGRLDGKKCSRGRSRAQLGNVRCKNPAKKVAQRCNGKRRCNLRASNSVFGDPCRGTYKYLEVDFVCKKRQKKNKNGRKKRVTCEGKTAKLRCGAGKVISVVKANYGRLDGKKCSRGRSRAQLGNVRCKNPAKKVAQRCNGKRRCNLRASNSVFGDPCRGTYKYLEVDFVCKKRQKKNKNGRKKRVTCEGKTAKLRCGAGRVISVVKANYGRLDGKKCSRGRSRAQLGNVRCKNPAKKVAQRCNGKRRCNLRASNSVFGDPCRGTYKYLEVDFVCKKRQKKNKNGRKKRVTCEGKTAKLRCGAGRVISVVKANYGRLDGKKCSRGRSRAQLGNVRCKNPAKKVAQRCNGKRRCNLRASNSVFGDPCRGTYKYLEVDFVCKKRQKKNKNGRKKRVTCEGKTAKLRCGAGRVISVVKANYGRLDGKKCSRGRSRAQLGNVRCKNPAKKVAQRCNGKRRCNLRASNSVFGDPCRGTYKYLEVDFVCKKPKRKDGKSKEDKTKDNETKDDDSKAAKSKDDETKEDESKSGKSRDGRSRLGENKDDESKDDESKAANNKDDESKDEQSKADETKSVTCEGKTAKLRCSAGKVISVVKANYGRVDGNKCAGRRPRAQLRNIRCKNPAKKVAQKCNGKRRCNIKASNSVFGDPCRGTYKYLEVDFVCQEPESKDRQSKDGDSKDAENNSVTCEGSMAQLKCESGQVISVVKANYGRLDGKKCSRGRPRAQLRNAACKNPANKVSEKCDGKQKCFIKASNSVFGDPCRGTYKYLEVDFVCREAKKKAGEINSVTCEGATAKLRCAVGQVISILEANYGRLESGKCAKGRPKSQLRNVKCSNPASKVSETCDGKRSCNIRASNSMFGDPCRGTYKYLEVDYVCQEPEPKPREISSVTCEGSRAQLKCDLGKVISVVKANYGRLDSKKCSRRRPGRQLRNVQCSNPANQVSEQCNGKRRCSIRAVNSVFGDPCRGTYKYLEVDYVCQEPESRAGGKNSVTCEGSTAQLKCDAGQVISIIKANYGRLDGRKCARGRPKSQLNNVKCSNPANKVSNQCDGKQTCSIRASNSVFGDPCRGTYKYLEVDYICQAPRLRTRGLTNVVSCEGSAAVLKCDNCGVITVKSAYYGRRDRTTCSEGRPAAQLRNSQCFNPTGKVAESCDGKTTCIIRASNSVFGDPCGGTYKYLEVDYTCELHEQSSRQSHSVTCEGSVAQFQCEPGQVISILKANYGRLDENTCAAGRPKAQTRNVKCSNPANEVSQLCQGKSSCSVGASNSVFGDPCGGTYKYLEVDYMCLIRSVTCEGNVSQIKCSPGKIITVLNAVYGRSDQKTCLSKRAEANVETCSVAVDSVAERCNRKNSCSVAARSAEIGDPCEGTSKYLVVDYLCETNVVG is encoded by the exons GGCTgcaggcggcgctgctgctCCTGATTGCAG TCCCGGAGACCAGGTCTCGGCAGATCAGCAGTGTGACCTGCGAGGGCTCCCGGGCGCAGCTCAAATGTG GGTCAGGACAGGTCATCTCCGTCGTCAAAGCCAATTACGGACGTCTGGACGCAACCAAGTGTGCAACCGGGAGGCCCAGATCTCAGACCGCCAACACCCAGTGCTCCAACCCTGCACGGAAGCTGTCCCTGAT CTGTAACGGGAGAGCCAGCTGCAGCATCGGCGCCACCAACTCCGTGTTCGGAGACCCGTGCCGCGGAACCTACAAGTACCTGGAGGTGGACTTCGTCTGTAAGA AACGTCAAAAGAGGAATGGTCAGAGGAAGAGTTTGACCTGCGAGGGAAGAACAGCTAAACTCCGATGCG GTGCTGGAAGGGTGATCTCCGTCGTCAAAGCCAACTATGGACGTCTGGACAAGAGGAGGTGCTCCAGAGGAAGATCGAGGGCTCAGCTTGGAAACGTTCGCTGCAAGAATCCTGCAAAGAAAGTAGCTCAGAG GTGTAACGGCAAGAGAAGGTGCAACCTCAAAGCCAGTAACTCCGTGTTTGGAGACCCATGCCGTGGCACCTACAAATACCTGGAGGTGGATTTCGTCTGTAAGA AACGccagaagaagaataagaatGGTCGGAAAAAGAGGGTGACCTGCGAGGGAAAAACAGCTAAACTCCGATGCG GTGCTGGAAGGGTGATCTCCGTCGTCAAAGCCAATTATGGACGTCTGGACGGGAAGAAGTGCTCCAGAGGAAGATCGAGGGCTCAGCTTGGAAACGTTCGCTGCAAGAATCCTGCAAAGAAAGTAGCTCAGAG GTGTAACGGCAAGAGAAGGTGCAACCTCAGAGCCAGTAACTCTGTGTTTGGAGACCCATGCCGTGGCACCTACAAATACCTGGAGGTGGATTTCGTCTGTAAGA AACGccagaagaagaataagaatGGTCGGAAAAAGAGGGTGACCTGCGAGGGAAAAACAGCTAAACTCAGATGCG GTGCTGGAAAGGTGATCTCCGTCGTCAAAGCCAACTATGGACGTCTGGACGGGAAGAAGTGCTCCAGAGGAAGATCGAGGGCTCAGCTTGGAAACGTTCGCTGCAAGAATCCTGCAAAGAAAGTAGCTCAGAG GTGTAACGGCAAGAGAAGGTGCAACCTCAGAGCCAGTAACTCTGTGTTTGGAGACCCATGCCGTGGCACCTACAAATACCTGGAGGTGGATTTCGTCTGTAAGA AACGTCAAAAGAAGAATAAGAATGGTCGGAAAAAGAGGGTGACTTGCGAGGGAAAAACAGCTAAACTCAGATGCG GTGCTGGAAAGGTGATCTCCGTTGTCAAAGCCAACTATGGACGTCTGGACGGGAAGAAGTGCTCCAGAGGAAGATCGAGGGCTCAGCTTGGAAACGTTCGCTGCAAGAATCCTGCAAAGAAAGTAGCTCAGAG GTGTAACGGCAAGAGAAGGTGCAACCTCAGAGCCAGTAACTCTGTGTTTGGAGACCCATGCCGTGGCACCTACAAATACCTGGAGGTGGATTTCGTCTGTAAGA AACGTCAAAAGAAGAATAAGAATGGTCGGAAAAAGAGGGTGACTTGCGAGGGAAAAACAGCTAAACTCAGATGCG GTGCTGGAAAGGTGATCTCCGTTGTCAAAGCCAACTATGGACGTCTGGACGGGAAGAAGTGCTCCAGAGGAAGATCGAGGGCTCAGCTTGGAAACGTTCGCTGCAAGAATCCTGCAAAGAAAGTAGCTCAGAG GTGTAACGGCAAGAGAAGGTGCAACCTCAGAGCCAGTAACTCTGTGTTTGGAGACCCATGCCGTGGCACCTACAAATACCTGGAGGTGGATTTCGTCTGTAAGA AACGccagaagaagaataagaatGGTCGGAAAAAGAGGGTAACCTGCGAGGGAAAAACAGCTAAACTCCGATGCG GTGCTGGAAGGGTGATCTCCGTCGTCAAAGCCAACTATGGACGTCTGGACGGGAAGAAGTGCTCCAGAGGAAGATCGAGGGCTCAGCTTGGAAACGTTCGCTGCAAGAATCCTGCAAAGAAAGTAGCTCAGAG GTGTAACGGCAAGAGAAGGTGCAACCTCAGAGCCAGTAACTCTGTGTTTGGAGACCCATGCCGTGGCACCTACAAATACCTGGAGGTGGATTTCGTCTGTAAGA AACGccagaagaagaataagaatGGTCGGAAAAAGAGGGTGACCTGCGAGGGAAAAACAGCTAAACTCCGATGCG GTGCTGGAAGGGTGATCTCCGTCGTCAAAGCCAACTATGGACGTCTGGACGGGAAGAAGTGCTCCAGAGGAAGATCGAGGGCTCAGCTTGGAAACGTTCGCTGCAAGAATCCTGCAAAGAAAGTAGCTCAGAG GTGTAACGGCAAGAGAAGGTGCAACCTCAGAGCCAGTAACTCTGTGTTTGGAGACCCATGCCGTGGCACCTACAAATACCTGGAGGTGGATTTCGTCTGTAAGA AACGccagaagaagaataagaatGGTCGGAAAAAGAGGGTGACCTGCGAGGGAAAAACAGCTAAACTCCGATGCG GTGCTGGAAGGGTGATCTCCGTCGTCAAAGCCAACTATGGACGTCTGGACGGGAAGAAGTGCTCCAGAGGAAGATCGAGGGCTCAGCTTGGAAACGTTCGCTGCAAGAATCCTGCAAAGAAAGTAGCTCAGAG GTGTAACGGCAAGAGAAGGTGCAACCTCAGAGCCAGTAACTCTGTGTTTGGAGACCCATGCCGTGGCACCTACAAATACCTGGAGGTGGATTTCGTCTGTAAGA AACCAAAGCGCAAAGATGGAAAGAGCAAAGAGGACAAGACCAAAGACAATGAGACCAAAGACGATGACAGCAAAGCTGCAAAGAGCAAAGACGATGAGACCAAAGAAGATGAGAGCAAATCtggaaaaagcagagatggaaGGAGCAGACTTGGCGAGAACAAAGACGATGAGAGCAAAGACGATGAGAGCAAAGCTGCAAATAACAAAGATGATGAGAGCAAAGATGAGCAGAGCAAAGCTGATGAGACCAAAAGCGTGACCTGCGAGGGAAAAACAGCTAAACTCCGATGCA GTGCTGGAAAGGTGATCTCCGTCGTCAAAGCCAACTATGGACGTGTCGATGGGAACAAGTGTGCCGGAAGAAGACCAAGGGCTCAGCTGAGAAACATTCGCTGCAAAAATCCGGCTAAAAAAGTTGCTCAGAA GTGTAACGGCAAGAGAAGGTGCAACATCAAAGCCAGTAACTCCGTGTTTGGAGACCCATGCCGTGGCACCTACAAATACCTGGAGGTGGATTTCGTCTGTCAGG AACCTGAGAGCAAAGATCGTCAGAGCAAAGATGGCGACAGCAAAGATGCTGAGAACAACAGCGTGACCTGCGAGGGGTCCATGGCTCAGCTCAAATGTG AATCTGGACAGGTGATCTCTGTCGTCAAGGCCAACTATGGACGTCTGGATGGGAAGAAGTGTTCCAGAGGAAGACCGAGGGCTCAGCTGAGAAACGCTGCCTGCAAAAATCCTGCAAACAAAGTATCTGAGAA ATGTGATGGCAAACAAAAGTGCTTCATCAAAGCCAGCAACTCGGTGTTTGGAGACCCATGTCGCGGCACATACAAATACCTGGAAGTGGATTTCGTCTGTCGGG AAGCCAAGAAGAAAGCTGGTGAGATCAACAGCGTGACCTGTGAGGGTGCCACAGCCAAGCTCAGATGTG CCGTTGGACAGGTTATCTCCATCCTTGAAGCCAATTATGGACGTCTGGAATCCGGCAAGTGCGCCAAAGGAAGGCCAAAGTCTCAGCTGAGAAACGTCAAATGCTCAAATCCTGCAAGCAAAGTTTCTGAGAC ATGTGACGGGAAAAGAAGCTGCAACATCAGAGCCAGTAACTCAATGTTCGGAGATCCGTGCCGTGGCACCTACAAATACCTGGAAGTGGACTACGTCTGTCAGG AACCGGAGCCCAAGCCTCGTGAAATCAGCAGTGTGACGTGCGAAGGCTCCAGGGCTCAGCTCAAATGCG ATCTTGGAAAGGTCATCTCTGTGGTCAAAGCCAACTACGGACGTCTGGATTCGAAGAAGTGCTCCAGAAGACGACCCGGGCGCCAGCTGAGAAACGTCCAGTGCTCAAATCCTGCAAACCAAGTTTCTGAGCA ATGTAACGGAAAGAGGCGGTGTTCCATCAGAGCCGTGAACTCGGTGTTCGGAGACCCGTGTCGAGGCACCTACAAGTACCTGGAGGTGGACTACGTCTGCCAGG AACCCGAGAGCAGAGCCGGTGGGAAGAACAGCGTGACGTGCGAAGGTTCCACGGCCCAGCTCAAATGTG ATGCTGGACAGGTCATCTCCATCATTAAAGCTAATTATGGACGTCTGGACGGGAGGAAGTGTGCCAGAGGACGACCGAAGTCCCAGCTGAACAACGTCAAATGCTCAAACCCCGCAAACAAAGTTTCAAACCA ATGTGACGGCAAACAGACCTGTTCTATCAGAGCCAGCAACTCAGTGTTCGGAGACCCGTGCCGCGGAACGTACAAGTACCTGGAGGTGGACTACATCTGTCAGG CTCCGAGACTTCGGACCAGAGGACTGACCAACGTGGTCTCCTGTGAAGGATCTGCGGCAGTGCTCAAGTGCG ACAACTGCGGGGTGATCACGGTCAAGAGTGCATACTACGGCCGGCGTGACAGGACCACCTGCTCCGAAGGTCGACCGGCGGCTCAGCTGAGGAACAGCCAGTGCTTCAACCCTACCGGGAAAGTGGCCGAGAG CTGCGACGGGAAAACCACCTGCATCATCAGAGCCAGCAACTCGGTGTTCGGAGACCCGTGTGGCGGAACCTACAAGTACCTGGAGGTGGACTACACCTGTGAAC TGCACGAGCAGTCGTCCCGCCAGTCCCACAGCGTGACCTGCGAGGGCTCCGTGGCTCAGTTCCAGTGCG AACCCGGACAGGTCATCTCCATCCTCAAGGCCAACTACGGACGTCTGGACGAGAACACATGCGCCGCCGGGAGGCCCAAGGCTCAGACCCGCAACGTGAAATGCTCCAACCCCGCCAACGAAGTTTCTCAGCT CTGTCAAGGCAAAAGCAGCTGCTCGGTCGGCGCCAGCAACTCGGTGTTCGGAGACCCGTGTGGCGGAACGTACAAGTACCTGGAGGTGGACTACATGTGTCTCA TCCGCAGTGTGACCTGTGAGGGGAACGTGTCTCAGATCAAGTGCA GTCCTGGAAAGATCATCACCGTCCTCAACGCCGTCTACGGCCGCAGTGACCAGAAGACCTGTCTGTCCAAGCGAGCCGAAGCTAACGTGGAAACCTGCTCGGTGGCGGTCGACAGCGTGGCGGAGAG GTGCAACAGGAAGAACAGCTGCTCGGTGGCGGCGAGGAGCGCGGAGATCGGAGACCCGTGCGAGGGCACGTCCAAATACCTGGTGGTGGACTACCTCTGCGAAA